The Pagrus major chromosome 5, Pma_NU_1.0 genomic sequence TACATTTCTGAGGCAAGGTTGAGATTTGTCCTCAATACAATTTGTTAGAACATGTCATTCTCAGTGATGAGAAATAGTTCAAATCTTCctgtaccaaaaaaaaaaaagaaaaaaaaaaagtacaacattttgGGATATTCTTCTGAAATGAAAGCCATCATTTGAATGAAAAGATCATCTTGAGAGGGATAGATTATTGACGCATTAAATTACAGGTGCTCTATAGCTCGAACagtgaatcatttattttacgAGGCTACAGATTTTGCATATAAAACCCTGTTCTGCGCAGAGACGGGCGATTACAACCATCACATAAATGTTGCGGTAAAAGTGAGTTGTTTCCTTATGAAATGTGGTCCAGTAAATTTATGCTCAGCTCATAACTGACTGGGTAAATGCATTGTGTTACCTTCCACCTCTGCGCGTTGAAGAGCAGGAGTCTAAGGCCCCTGCTTCCTGTGCTCATACATTTACATCATCACTTGACTTCCATCTAAATCCCCCTGCATTATGCGCCCTGCAACACTTCCTCCCTCAAGAAGCGCCGGCGTCCCTCATCATTTGTTTCCCTCTACCTGAGATCAAGTGCCCGATTGTTCAATTATCGAGCGAAACCTACGTCACGCTGGTTGTTTTACTGAGTTTATCCTGTGGTGTTTGGAGACACGTAGGTGGCCCCTGTGATATAAactcacacagcacacatacatatCCACCAGcctacacatgcacacacacaatcttatGAATGGCGTGTGGGTGGGAGGTCCTGTTTACTTGTTTTTGTAGTGCGTCCCCGTCCCCACACATCGCTGCTTTAATGAGAGACAAGCCCAGTTAGCCGCCCGCGGAATTACAATTGGAAGGCGCGCTGTGTGGTAGTGTGACCTGAAGCCAGCAGCCAATAATGGTTGTACATTTTTCTCTCCACGCTACACATTCTGAATATAAAGGGAAAGAGAATAAAGCTTTTAGTGGGAGAGAGCACTCCAATCAAGTGTCTCTGTTTCCATGGGCGAACCGTGCTTAGTAACGCGCTGAAAATGCATTCTGGGGGAGAGGGGTGTGTCACTGATGCCAAGGTTATGGAGACTGAGAAGCAAACAGCGTTCAGTGCTCAGTACATCACTTCTGAAGTGCGTGTTGTATAAGAGCGTGTGGTATACAAACGTGTACACGTACACGCAGTAGTACACTGGCCTGGAGGAAATTATCCTGTCATGGATCACGCTCAGTGGTCACGGTGATTCTGGCTTGACATCCACACGGGAAAAGTTTGCACCTAGTCTGGAAAGAAAAGTGAGTGCCTCTTTAATTCATAACGATTCCTGAAGTCTCCCCTGTCAGAGTAAGATTTAAGACAACtaagaagaagtgaagaaaaCTTTGCTTTAAAGACGGTTTGCCAAATGAGTTCCAGATAACTGCAGGTCAGCATAGTGCAGCGTTGTGAGGGAGTCCGTCCACGTTATGGTTCAAGTCCAAATCAATTTGAGCCCAGTGGCAGCCCTTTGGATGCTTTCAATTTAGACCTTTTTTGAGTTATTGTCCTCccgttttctgtttgtgtgtgtgtgtgctctcgTACCTCTGCCTTTGTGAGGACTTTGAATTTCATAAACGGAGAGTGAGGCCAATTTGATTCTAGATTCAAGGTGGAGTTGGGCATTAAGTTGTGACGTTTATTAAAGTCGCCATTTGGTgaatatgtgttttttcttcttcttcctacagttgaatgtttgagtttCACGGTGCAGAATAATGTACGGGCAGAGTTTGACACCGGAAGGCTGTTAGATTTTCTCCATGCTCactgaaaatcagattttaagaggcgggccttggagcatgatttgtgacatcacaaatactTAGGAAGAATACctgatccaatattcagcagaCACGAGTGTGATGAAGAAACTTGAAAcctccagtgcacatacactgagaatggacttcacagcagagacatcttgtgtccagcagttaaacttgtgaaatgaaaagtttttttatttccaaccgtctggaatttttaatgaggaAGAAGGAATAGAGAATCTTTATGTATGCCTTTATACTATTaagctttttcatttgttttttcatttccctcagtttttttgtatattcttgtgcatgtaaaagatcttgaaggttaaaaaaggtcaaagttcgaacaaacagaagctcctctctcccacagaaaacactgctcctgaaacgcctcgtcagtagtcctgcctttgataaagagacaggagctagaacaaagtgtttcagacagaggtggaatacagtgctgcagtgttttttgagcattggAGGATGTAGTCACCcgaaataaaattatgaacctgaaaatgagcaaaatatgtgttttttttaagagtgGCTTGTGACCCTTTACAAACAATGACTGTCTACTTGCAACAGGTTGCATGGCTGAGTTGCAAGAAGTTCAACCAAATAGGGGTTTTCTCTTCTCTGGCTGGTTATTCGGATGGTTTTTAGAGGCCTagagaagtaaaagtactcagtgttacacaataaaaaacaaagacaaacaagaagtgagaaaaaaatatatagcagagaaaattattattatttcacatcTGTTCATATTCTTGCAACCCCTTCCACCATTAATGCATTAATGAAGGTCCTCAGAAGTACAGTATAGCATAGCaagcgtgtgtgcgtgtgtgtaaccCGCAATCAATCACAGGGAGCTCTCCCAGATGGTTATACAGTAATTTCCCCGTCTGCATTTGTAATGATGACAactgctgcttgtgtgtgtgcctgcaggCCAGTGCGTGTGTGTTATATTATCACATTGCAATTCTCCAGCTAACAATATCACACATATTGCTCATATTATCTATTAGCAGTTTCTTCCGACAGGGATTTCTTGCTGGAGTGCCACAGTCTTCAGCTGCTTAtagaaaatactgtaaatcaaCACATCGAGCAGAGGTGTGATCAACGTGCAAATCCCTCATCTCCCATGCGCTTCTtttaatacatacagtacaggcACATGCacgaacacactcacacaacatTGAGAGGTATTGCCACACCGTAATGCATTATGATTGATCATGGCACTAGTTTAATCTGGACACGGAGCGTGACTAACAGCCTGAGTCTGCTTTCATTAAGGAGCCTGACTGACTGAGAGGGAACTGCATTCAACAGACGAGATGAGAGAGACTTTCAAATGAAAGGGAGGCGGAACAGTCTGCTcacaaagataaataaatgatcaaGTGAAATGACACcaaaagtcatttaaatgttttaatgaacaATCAGGTATTAGGGAAGAGTACAAATAGGaaaaccgtgtgtgtgtgtgtgtgtgtgtgtgtgtgtgtgtgtgtgtgtgtggtgcatgGGGCTTCGGTGTGTTATCTTGGTAATAAAAAGGCTGCCAGTGTCAATAAACAGTCTGCTGGCGTCATCTGCTGGAAACTTCTGAATCATCTGAATGTCCGGTCATTTCAAAAGTTGTCACTAGAGAGCACTGTCTCACCATAAACTGAGCTCCAAATCAGCTGCTAGTGACTTGGCTGACTTTTTGAAACTATTTGCAGTACTGGGATTAAAGAATTTGGTTAGAGATTTCATTGATTGTTGATTTCATTGACCATTTTACATCACATGGTTCTAATTTTTAATACCTGCATCTATTTGTATGGTCAAGCTGTTGTCTTATTTAGTTTAAACTTACTTTTTTAGAAGATTGTTGTATCTTTATTCCATTGTATACCTTCAAGGATATTTTAGAGTGCATTTTGTCATGCTGCTGTCTATATGACGGTATATTAAAATCTTCTCCTATTTGATTGCtacatttctttgtcattatcACTTCcattctcattttattttattctgtttgattTTGACTTTGTTCTCTACTCAGGCCTCACTTGTAAATGAGATCTTGATCACAATGTGACTTCCTGGTTAAGtaaagtatatatataaattatcAGGTCCTTCAGGGCAGCAACAGTGTGTAGAAATTGGACATTTTGACATCTTCTGGCCTCAAACATTTATCTAAATGTCACCATCTAAGGGGAGATGTAACTTTGATGGAACTACTGACAACTCAAAGATATGTGAAATATGACAACGGGCCCCAAATAATTTCTAAAGGGGTCACAGGCCATACTGGGCTGGATTCACTCTTTACTCTTTTACAGCATATTTTGGTTTACATAAATCAATGAATGACAGTGTGGATCAAGCCTTTACTTCACTGAGCAAAAAACTTTGACCTTAACAGATGAAGGGCTACAACCTGCTGTGGAAAATGTGATGGAAATATCCATTAAATGTATTAGATGTATGCATGTACTTCAAATAATATAAACTGAAAGTGACTGATTAAGTCTAAATGAACACAAACCAGAGCTACTGTTATTTTTCTGAGTTTGAGTTGAACTCTCAGTCTTAATCAAAACCTGCAAAGTCCAAGGTGCATTTCTCTGCCCTCTGGAAAACTGCAGCTAATGGAAGGAAGAAGTCAAGCGTAGCAGTTACGCTTTCATGCGTGTTGAGCAATGGATACTGGCGAGTGAGGGGAAGTGGATTATTTTAGGTATGGCCGAAACAGTGTGTGGGTGGCATAACTGTCATCACGGGGTGGTAGCTGGTCTTTAAAGCAATCAAGAGTTAGCGGCAATTTGCTTATGAATACCAGACATTATTATAACCGTCCACAGATCAAATTAAAGTTACTCACTGTGGATTTTACAGGGAATATGTGGGAAAGAGACCTTTACTCTTGATAAAATTAGGTAAATTAACTGCCTCTGATATTCTTGTGACCTATGGTTCATCTGACAGACGGGTGTTGACATGTCTGAACGTAGATCAGTGTGGATGTAATAATACTTAAAGTAGAATCCAGCAAAATGAGAACTGACATTTGctcaaacaataaaacactgaagcaacAAATGCCCTTCACAGCTTTCTGCTCTATTGCAAATGTACTTTCATTGATAAAGTGTAACTTGCAGGTTGGGGAACCCAAGTCAGTGTGTAGAAAAAATAGGTAGAAATgagattttaaagaaaatataaatactgtatcCGCACTACAGTGTCTTCTTATATCATTTTAGTGAGAGGtctaaataataaaacaggaagtcaaaaCTGCTCTCGCCCTCTAAATTTGTACCCTTATGTCTTATTAAAGATATGAAAGGCTGCATTAACTTTTAAAATGGCCAATGGTCAGATGAGGTTAAGTATACAGTTCAGGAGAAATGTAACCCAAAAGttacactttaaaaataaaatccttgTGACAGATGTCATAACTTGTTTTAGCAGGCCGAGTAAATGCATGTGAAATTTATGTCAGCTGTTGATGAGGTCAAAAGGACTTCATACTGTACAGCCCATTCTCTGTGGATAATCCTCCAAAATGCTCAGCAATGCAGGTTTTAATACCTTCTGGTTTAGCAAGAGCGAAACAAGTGCAGCAAGGTCAGTGTACGAACTTATGCATTTGTAATGCGTTCTGAGAAAAGACTGCAGCACCCTCAGAGGTGACTGGTCTGAGATTAGTGTGTCGGTCTTGAGAGCCAGTGGAGTGCATCTTATAGGAAATAAGAAGTgaaatgcgtgtgtgtgtgaaatgaggACATTATAAAGAGCAAACAGGGTCAGTGTGCTCTCcagcaggtttttattttagtggAAAACAGCAGGAATCAGCCAAACcttgtaagtataaagtgcagtAAGAGTCAGTAATAACGTGAACACTGTCATAACaaaaattgaaataataaataaaaataaaaactctatttacacaataaaaacagcttcttCCAGTTCGACTGTACAAAGTGGAACATCTCTCAGGATACAGAATAATTAGACACCAATTGCTGCCAGTGCTTTCTTATAAATTAGACAATAAAACTTTAGATTCATCCAGTATTGCCTTAAGTAGTTAACACAGTGTTGTCACGTCACAGTGAAGGAATGACTTTCAGTATGAAAATAAGACGGTCTTTACAAAAGATCAGGCACGcaagtcaaacacaaacacacacaaaaaccagaCAAGCAGGCAGGATTCCCCTCCGGTAGAAAGCGTCAGGGAAATTACCTCATAGCTGCTCTGACTTGCTGGCTCAGAATCATAATTGTTCATGATGTGGTGAGAACAGTGGAGTTTATACTGCCAACGGCTGGTTGCTGTACCGGGATGCCATTTGTCAGTTTCTCCTGAAAATAACTCATCCACCAGATATGTGATGCCAGCAGCACAAGCACAAAGTAAACACTTCTGAAATGTACCAGTTTCAACAGGACAAAGAGTACATGAGTCCTGATAATGCTCTGAGTCCACCACAACGCCAACAAGAGGCAGGGGAATTAATCAAAACAAGCACAGTCTGACTGCGCCTGGCTCTTCATCCCTGACAGAGAACGTCAGTctcaaactgcagcagctgtcccATGAAGGCCAGGTTGGGGGAGATGACACGACGCCGCTGCTTCACAAAGTCGAAGGCCTCATCTAGCTTGACGCGCTGCGTGTGCATGAGGTAGGCCAGACAGATGGTGGCGGAGCGGGAGATACCTGCCTGGCAATGCACCAGCACCCGACCTCCACTCTGCTTCACTGAGTCTGTAGGCGGAGCGGAAAAGACAAGAcggaaagaggaagagagttCAGGTTATTGTGCTCCATTTCACATCAGTTTCATTGTCAACAGTGAGGGTTTTACGAGAAGAaattacagagagagagctTTAAACTGGTCGAGCGAAGGAAGAATAAATGTGCCATTGTTCACCGTGCTAATGGAAATTCAACAAAACTTAGTTCTTTTACAAGTTAAAGGGGTCAAAaacaagcaaaagaaaaagaaagttaaTACATTTCTCTTCTGCAGCTTGTGCAGCATAATCCAGCGGTTTTGTAATCAGTCAATTACACTGTTGATCCATAAGTCTGGGCTACAAAATGGATTATGGTACACAAGCTGCTTAGAGAAATTGTTGGgatatttaacatttcatcaAAAGTGTAAAGGAAAATACAAATTCACTGTGTTTGGTGGGTCGACTAAGTTCATTACAACACTGAGGATAAAAGAAGTAAACACAGACTGAGTTCTGGATCTTTAGACGAGAAACTCACCGATGAAGTTGATGGCAGTGGAGAAGCAGGCTCTGATGTCAGCCGCTAGACTGTCCTCCACAGTGAGCCGCAGGTACTCAAACTCCCCTTCATAGAAGTTGGGGCATGTGGAGGAAACGTTGAGCACAGCTGTGATGCCCGCTGCTGCGAGGGTCTCTCTGCGGGAGGAGTGGATGGCACTGCCCAAAAACAGGAAGGGCAGCAGCTCCACGGGGCCGTCCTGCAATTCACAAAAATCAAGAGTCCATGTTTAAAATCAAGAAGAATCACTATGCAGTTTGGTTTTATGCTACATACTTGTCTACTAGCGCTTATAAAATGAATTTTATCTTACCTGATCATATGCTGGTGTCGTCCGACCCGTCACTGTTGGCTCTGGTTCCACTGTAGGGATGTGATTACTGGCAGAGTTGTAACAGAGATCTGGATAGGCCTCCGAAAATCCCTCAAATCCACCTAAATGGAGGTCACACAGCATTAGCTAAGCCCCAAGCTTTCACCAAAGTCCTCcttaaaaatgtgttatgtgTGACGCAATGATAATGATGTGGTAAACATGAACAAGACGCCTGTATATAGTTTTTTATATCAAGCTACAAGTTTAACTGTTGGTTTATCCTTTAGGTTTGATTATGGACATTTATACACTCAccaacaataattaaaaatatattagtAAACTCAatgtacacatttatttatatttttttcttacaaaaccaaaaactttacaaagtcatttttaaaggcCTGAAATAACATTTTGGTGCGTAAAAATAGATTGAGAACGTCATATTACCTTGTAGGAAGCAGATCTGCGTCTGCACTTCGTTTTGCAGGGCGCTGAGCAGCATCTGGACCACGCTCTCTGCCTTCAGCTCGGCCACGGAGCGGCTTCTctcatccaccaccaccaccgggGAGAACTCCCCGCGCCTCAGCCGGGCCAGGAGCGACTTGTCCGGGATGAGCCACTCCAGAGCCACCACCGAGCTCTTGGATCTGCGACGCAGCATCGAGTTCCAGTAGACGTTTCTGGACTCGCAAATGTGCGCAAACGAAAAGTCGAGGAAGGGCCTGCAGTCCAGCACCACACAGCCGGCGGAGGTGTACTGGTCCCGGGGCGTGCTGAGGATGTGAACCAGCTCATTGCCAGTTATTTCCAAGGGCTCACTGCTTGAAGTCATGGCTGAGAAAGTGTATCTAATTTGTAAAGTAATAAATAATTTTCCGCCTAACAAcgaaaaatatcaaaaaacacaaaaataaatccggttt encodes the following:
- the dusp2 gene encoding dual specificity protein phosphatase 2, whose translation is MTSSSEPLEITGNELVHILSTPRDQYTSAGCVVLDCRPFLDFSFAHICESRNVYWNSMLRRRSKSSVVALEWLIPDKSLLARLRRGEFSPVVVVDERSRSVAELKAESVVQMLLSALQNEVQTQICFLQGGFEGFSEAYPDLCYNSASNHIPTVEPEPTVTGRTTPAYDQDGPVELLPFLFLGSAIHSSRRETLAAAGITAVLNVSSTCPNFYEGEFEYLRLTVEDSLAADIRACFSTAINFIDSVKQSGGRVLVHCQAGISRSATICLAYLMHTQRVKLDEAFDFVKQRRRVISPNLAFMGQLLQFETDVLCQG